The sequence AAAATGATTCATAATTAAGAATTTGATTTTCAAATTACTGTAATGTTAAATTTGCGATATCGAACTTAAATTTATGATATAATTATTTACAATACTTTTATAATCAAAACTAATTTGTGAATGGTGTTTGATTAGTTTTTAATTTTTAACTTTGTACCTCAGTTTAGGAAATAACAAAAAACGAGTCTCTAAAGACAAAAGCTGAAATAACATTTAAAGACAAATTATTATGGCATTAGCAATAACAGATGCTACTTTTGATGAAGTAGTTTTAAAGTCAGATAAACCAGTAATGGTAGATTTTTGGGCAGCATGGTGTGGTCCTTGTAGAATGGTTGGTCCAATCATTGACCAATTAAGCGAAGAATATGCTGGTAAAGTAGTTGTTGGTAAAGTAGATGTAGATGCTAACCAAGAATTCGCTGCAAAATATGGTGTGCGTAACATACCAACCGTTTTGGTGTTTCAAAATGGTGAAGTAGTAGGAAAACAAGTAGGAGTAGCTCCGAAACAAGCCTACGCAGATAGCTTAGACGCTTTGTTGTAATCGTAAGATTATGATTTATATAAAAGAGGTTTGGCGAAAGTCAAGCCTTTTTTATTTGGTTTTTTCGCCACTAATTGCACTAATTTTCACGAATTAATTTAAAAAGTTTGCCACAGATTTCACAGATTAAAAGGATTTTTTAATCTGTGAAAATCCTTTAATCTGTGGCAAACTTTAAATAATTACTGCAAAATTTTCTGAAATATATTCCATATAGCCTGTGGTTTCAAACACGGGGACAAATTGTGTTAATATAACATGTCCCTGCGGTTGAAACCGCAGGCTATGTTTTTCATGCAGTTTCTTAATTAGACTTTTTTCAAGTTAGCAATCTCTTTGTCAAAGCCACAAGCGTACTTTCTTTAAATCTGTGGCAAAAACTCAGACTTAAATTTTAATTCGTGAAAATTCGTGAAATTCGTGGCAAACTATTTTTTATTTTTAACGAATCTTATATTCCTTTAAAAATGAAAATTCTTCGTAGCTTTTTTGTCTTTTTTATAATCACCACGATTGGTTTTTCTCAATCGAAACCAAAAGAAAATTTTATTGTAGAAAATGGCGTTTCAGAGCAATTGGCTCAATTTCGTAAAAAACAGATTTCAGATCTTCACTATACTTTATTCTTCGAAATTCCGAATCAAAAAACAGAAAATATAAATTCTCAGTTATTCGTAAATCTGAATTTATCTGATTTAAGTCAACCTTTGATTTTAGATTTTAAAG comes from Flavobacterium sp. KACC 22761 and encodes:
- the trxA gene encoding thioredoxin, translated to MALAITDATFDEVVLKSDKPVMVDFWAAWCGPCRMVGPIIDQLSEEYAGKVVVGKVDVDANQEFAAKYGVRNIPTVLVFQNGEVVGKQVGVAPKQAYADSLDALL